The Coffea arabica cultivar ET-39 chromosome 4e, Coffea Arabica ET-39 HiFi, whole genome shotgun sequence genome includes a window with the following:
- the LOC140005669 gene encoding zinc finger BED domain-containing protein RICESLEEPER 2-like: protein MNPGNMMTNPITQSTPLGNIQEGQEAVVIDDNNEEGENDKLDEDGEFHIPKRNKTSEAWEDFNEFEENGNYYAICRYCNKKLSRGKSKQTTSLWRHRNSCPSRKASLRQAAQQTKLNFQPADDAFPSIPPLHTGKFDMEKMREAAAHWIVMHEHPFTILEEEGLNIFLKRGMLEWQKIIRGVAKNDCVAVYELEKKKLKKKLRNVKKVSLTTDLWKSKNQKIEYMVIIGHWIDSDWKLQKRVLNFVHIPPPRRGVEIAASLFKCVKDWGIEQKIHTISVDNASANDVAIRVLRDDFSRSKKLLGGGLSEIADIVNKIRDSVDFVNRSETRLLLFAEIAQQLQIPGKKLLYDCRTRWNATFEMLSCAMKFKDVFPRFQDRDPLYDSCPAYEDWEKAEKVCSVLEKFWAATHVISGSEYPTSNLFLQEAVKIKKLLDSRENDENDFIRAMIRKMKAKFDK, encoded by the exons ATGAATCCAGGAAACATGATGACTAATCCAATTACACAAAGTACTCCTTTGGGTAATATACAAGAAGGACAAGAAGCTGTGGTTATTGACGATAACAatgaagaaggagaaaatgatAAATTAGATGAAGATGGTGAATTCCATATTCCAAAACGGAATAAAACTTCTGAAGCTTGGGAGGACTTCAACGAATTTGAAGAAAATGGCAATTACTATGCCATTTGCCGTTACTGCAATAAAAAGCTATCGAGGGGTAAATCAAAGCAAACAACTAGCTTGTGGCGGCACCGAAACTCATGTCCATCTAGAAAAGCAAGTTTAAGACAAGCTGCACAACAAACGAAACTGAACTTTCAGCCGGCTGATGATGCATTTCCTTCTATACCACCGTTGCATACCGGAAAATTTGACATGGAGAAAATGAGAGAAGCCGCTGCACATTGGATTGTGATGCACGAACATCCCTTCACCATTCTTGAAGAAGAAGGTTTGAATATTTTCCTAAAGCGTGGCATGCTCGAGTGGCAAAAGATCATTAGAGGAGTAGCAAAAAATGATTGTGTGGCAGTCTATGAACTTGAGAAAAAGAAGCTGAAGAAAAAGTTAAGAAATGTGAAAAAGGTAAGCCTCACAACCGATCTTTGGAAATCTAAAAATCAAAAGATCGAATATATGGTTATTATTGGCCATTGGATTGACTCAGATTGGAAGCTACAAAAGAGAGTGCTCAACTTTGTTCACATACCACCTCCTAGACGAGGGGTTGAGATTGCTGCTTCACTCTTCAAGTGTGTGAAGGATTGGGGTATTGAGcaaaaaatacacacaatttcaGTTGATAATGCTTCAGCCAATGATGTGGCTATTAGAGTTTTGCGGGATGATTTTAGTAGATCGAAGAAACTATTAGGTGGCG GCCTTTCTGAGATTGCGGACATTGTAAACAAAATTAGGGACAGCGTCGATTTTGTCAATCGCTCAGAGACCAGATTATTGTTGTTCGCTGAGATTGCACAACAACTTCAAATACCCGGGAAAAAGTTGCTTTATGATTGTCGAACAAGATGGAATGCCACCTTCGAAATGCTAAGCTGTGCTATGAAGTTCAAAGATGTTTTTCCTCGTTTTCAAGATAGAGATCCACTCTATGATTCCTGTCCAGCTTATGAGGATTGGGAAAAGGCAGAAAAAGTGTGCTCTGTGTTAGAGAAATTTTGGGCAGCCACGCATGTGATATCCGGGAGTGAATATCCTACGAGCAATTTATTCCTTCAAGAGGCTGTGAAAATTAAGAAACTCTTAGATTCtcgagaaaatgatgaaaatgactTCATCCGAGCTATGATTAGAAAGATGAAGGCCAAGTTCGACAAATAA